From Paenibacillus graminis, a single genomic window includes:
- a CDS encoding GNAT family N-acetyltransferase, translated as MELGIELVPKEQRHTISRLMQFYLYDFTRYLELEVDRDGAFPAYPGLEAYWNSGTNKFAYLFTVDDNIAGFALVDRLLRSAEGQFYMTEFFVMQKYRRSGVGTWAAHRLFDMFPGDWKVSQIRANTPARNFWHRVIGSYTGGEFKERFNPKQGNPSQYFSTLSINRVNK; from the coding sequence ATGGAACTTGGAATTGAGCTGGTTCCCAAAGAGCAGCGCCATACCATCAGCAGGCTGATGCAGTTTTATTTATATGACTTTACCCGCTACCTGGAGCTTGAGGTAGACCGTGACGGCGCGTTTCCGGCCTATCCCGGTTTGGAGGCTTACTGGAACAGCGGAACTAATAAATTCGCCTATTTGTTCACGGTGGACGATAATATTGCCGGATTTGCGCTAGTGGACAGGCTGCTTCGCAGTGCAGAGGGGCAATTCTATATGACCGAGTTTTTTGTGATGCAAAAATACCGCCGCAGCGGAGTAGGCACATGGGCGGCACACCGGCTGTTCGATATGTTTCCCGGCGACTGGAAGGTTTCGCAGATCCGGGCCAACACCCCTGCACGCAATTTTTGGCATCGTGTCATCGGCTCGTATACTGGAGGGGAATTCAAAGAACGCTTTAATCCCAAGCAAGGTAATCCCAGCCAATATTTCAGTACATTAAGTATTAATAGAGTGAACAAATAA
- the xerS gene encoding tyrosine recombinase XerS codes for MSIQKNSDRKHLDEKVLHMPWFVQQFIDFKRPDLSPSTLLEYIRDYESFFGWLRAEGLTQATRLAEITLLDLETLHMDSIVGYRLYLTTRAEGTNTRVTVSRKLSALRSLFHYLSQIAEDENFYPLLKRNIMAKVEIKRIHKPKDTAAKLKGKILEDEELLEFVGYIYDGYGRDVEANKQAYYSFQLNRERDACIASLILNSGLRVSEVVNLNVDDLDVNNKLLYVYRKGNNDETFKTPVYFREQAKDDLLLYLSLRQSRYKTPKKEKALFIALPNGSHEGKRMTKRAIQEMIIKYAKRFGKPYLTVHKLRHSFATDYYLQNDIYKTKEQLGHASTETTEVYAHLTDKTMSEAIERRLES; via the coding sequence TTGAGCATTCAAAAAAACAGCGACCGCAAACATTTAGACGAAAAAGTGCTGCATATGCCCTGGTTTGTACAGCAGTTCATTGACTTCAAACGTCCAGACCTCTCCCCCTCTACACTGCTGGAGTACATCCGCGATTATGAATCGTTCTTCGGCTGGCTGCGTGCAGAGGGGCTTACCCAGGCAACCCGTCTGGCGGAGATTACTTTACTGGATCTGGAGACGCTGCATATGGACAGCATTGTCGGTTACCGCCTGTACCTGACCACCCGTGCCGAGGGAACAAATACCAGAGTTACGGTCTCCCGCAAGCTTTCGGCCCTGCGTTCGTTATTCCACTATTTAAGCCAGATTGCTGAAGACGAAAATTTCTATCCTTTGCTCAAACGCAACATCATGGCCAAGGTGGAGATCAAACGCATTCATAAGCCCAAAGACACCGCTGCCAAGCTTAAAGGCAAAATTCTGGAGGACGAGGAACTGCTGGAGTTCGTAGGATACATTTACGACGGATATGGGCGGGATGTTGAAGCGAACAAGCAGGCCTACTACTCTTTCCAGCTCAACCGTGAACGCGACGCGTGCATTGCGAGCCTCATTCTGAACTCCGGTCTGCGTGTCTCTGAAGTGGTCAACCTGAACGTGGATGATCTGGATGTGAACAATAAGCTGCTGTATGTCTACCGCAAGGGGAATAACGATGAGACGTTCAAAACTCCGGTCTACTTCAGGGAGCAGGCCAAGGATGACCTCTTGCTCTACCTGAGCCTGCGGCAGTCCCGCTACAAAACGCCCAAGAAAGAAAAAGCCCTGTTCATTGCACTGCCGAACGGCAGCCATGAAGGCAAACGGATGACCAAGCGGGCGATCCAGGAGATGATTATCAAATACGCCAAGCGGTTTGGCAAACCCTATCTTACCGTGCATAAGCTGCGGCATTCTTTTGCTACAGACTATTATCTGCAAAATGATATCTACAAAACGAAGGAACAGCTCGGACACGCTTCAACGGAAACTACCGAAGTATATGCGCATCTTACAGACAAAACGATGTCTGAGGCTATTGAGCGGCGTCTGGAGAGCTGA
- a CDS encoding pentapeptide repeat-containing protein, protein MSYPQELLSASPDQKHIHLQSNCESCFGLCCAALPFAVSSDFAIDKNAGQPCPNLRNDFRCGIHTGLRAKGFRGCTVYECFGAGPKVSHITFNGRDWREAPETAAQMFEVFPVMRHLHELLCYLTEALLLPAAQPIRSQLHSALEQTERLTLLPAEALLKVDVYTHRAEINELLLRTSELAREASRRQLHNAPKRPKIYRGADLIGAKLKKADLRCVSLRGAYLIAADLSGADLRGADLIGADFRDTNLCGADLRDTLFLTQSQLNAAKGDILTQLPDRFVHPEHWTMV, encoded by the coding sequence ATGTCATACCCTCAAGAATTGCTGTCTGCTTCACCCGACCAAAAACACATCCATTTACAATCCAATTGCGAAAGCTGCTTTGGCCTATGCTGTGCCGCACTGCCTTTTGCCGTATCATCGGACTTTGCCATCGATAAAAATGCCGGGCAGCCTTGTCCTAACCTAAGGAATGACTTCCGCTGCGGGATTCATACCGGACTGAGAGCCAAGGGATTCAGAGGTTGTACTGTATATGAATGCTTTGGTGCAGGTCCAAAAGTTTCCCATATTACCTTCAACGGCAGGGATTGGCGCGAGGCTCCGGAAACCGCCGCTCAAATGTTCGAGGTCTTCCCGGTGATGCGTCATCTTCATGAGCTGCTGTGTTATCTGACCGAAGCACTGCTGCTGCCGGCTGCCCAGCCGATCCGCAGCCAGCTCCATTCCGCTCTTGAGCAGACGGAGCGGCTCACCCTGCTGCCGGCTGAAGCCCTGCTCAAGGTGGATGTGTACACTCACCGTGCAGAGATCAATGAGCTGCTGCTGCGGACCAGCGAACTGGCACGCGAAGCTTCACGGCGCCAGCTGCACAATGCCCCCAAACGTCCCAAAATCTATCGGGGCGCTGATCTGATCGGCGCCAAGCTCAAGAAGGCAGATCTGCGCTGTGTCAGTCTGCGTGGAGCTTATCTGATTGCTGCAGACCTTAGCGGTGCAGATCTGAGGGGAGCCGATCTGATCGGCGCTGATTTCCGCGACACCAATCTTTGCGGCGCTGACCTTAGAGACACGCTGTTTCTAACCCAATCGCAGCTAAATGCCGCTAAGGGGGATATTTTAACCCAGCTTCCCGATAGATTTGTACATCCTGAACACTGGACTATGGTGTAG
- the mobB gene encoding molybdopterin-guanine dinucleotide biosynthesis protein B, whose amino-acid sequence MKHINSYILKKGSSRPAVCQIVGYKNSGKTTLLCELIPLLRKRGCTVAVIKHDGHDFEMDHEGTDTWKQRQAGASAVAITSAARTSVIQERGSRLAELVEAFAGYDYVLVEGFKQEHYPKIVLIRREEDIPLLGEASNIAGMAVWDSIRDMEFPEIQGIHRFAINDSLEIANFLWQQRSYFQNFNI is encoded by the coding sequence GTGAAGCATATAAATTCTTATATTTTGAAAAAAGGGAGCAGCAGACCTGCCGTGTGCCAGATCGTTGGTTATAAAAACAGCGGCAAAACAACCCTGCTCTGCGAATTGATTCCGCTGTTGCGAAAGAGAGGCTGTACAGTGGCGGTCATCAAGCATGACGGACATGACTTTGAGATGGACCACGAGGGAACGGATACCTGGAAGCAGCGGCAGGCCGGAGCTTCAGCGGTTGCCATCACCAGCGCTGCCCGGACATCGGTGATTCAGGAACGGGGAAGCCGTCTGGCGGAACTGGTTGAAGCTTTTGCCGGCTATGATTATGTGCTGGTAGAGGGCTTCAAACAGGAACATTACCCCAAAATCGTCCTGATCCGCCGTGAAGAGGATATCCCGCTGCTGGGAGAGGCAAGCAATATAGCCGGAATGGCCGTCTGGGACTCAATACGGGATATGGAATTTCCGGAGATCCAAGGCATTCACCGGTTTGCCATTAACGATAGCCTGGAAATAGCTAACTTTTTGTGGCAGCAACGATCTTATTTTCAAAATTTCAATATATGA
- the glp gene encoding gephyrin-like molybdotransferase Glp, with product MNSKEEAKDSKFHRKALQVAEAQSRIIEYGKLLQMEEVPLEQSAGRYLAEPVYAPHPFPAFNRSGMDGYALIAADTEETGEGKWVWLDVVDNIPCGAVPAADIRRGTAARIMTGAQVPAGADTVVMLEAAESREEGGRLQVGIRKPQAAGKNVTLRGYELREGELVLPAGRMIKAGDIAVLAAFGIPLVKVIRRPKVGIFATGTELLDIHEPLVPGKIRNSNSPMLEALVRESGGEPVMLGAIVDDIEQARSKVQIALESYDVVITTGGVSVGDYDIMGDLIRENSGDMLFNKVTMRPGSVTTAAVRGGTLLLALSGNPGACFVGFHLFARPVILQMQGADQPFLPEWTAVLGADYNKVNNYTRFVRARLEIHEGQLYAYPASIDESSVMVTIKDSDCLIVIPPEERGVSAGDSVKVLKLPGEIRG from the coding sequence ATGAACAGTAAAGAGGAAGCAAAAGATTCGAAGTTTCACCGAAAAGCACTGCAGGTTGCAGAAGCCCAGTCGCGGATCATTGAATATGGGAAGCTGCTCCAGATGGAAGAGGTGCCTCTGGAGCAGAGTGCGGGACGTTATTTGGCGGAGCCCGTTTATGCTCCTCACCCGTTTCCAGCCTTTAACCGTTCAGGAATGGACGGCTATGCGCTGATTGCCGCTGACACGGAGGAGACGGGGGAAGGAAAATGGGTCTGGCTGGACGTAGTGGACAATATTCCATGCGGAGCCGTACCTGCTGCCGATATCCGGAGAGGGACGGCTGCCCGCATTATGACAGGAGCCCAGGTGCCGGCAGGGGCAGATACGGTCGTAATGCTGGAAGCTGCCGAGAGCCGGGAAGAAGGCGGAAGACTTCAGGTGGGCATCCGCAAGCCGCAGGCAGCTGGCAAGAATGTGACGCTGCGCGGCTATGAGCTCAGGGAGGGTGAGCTTGTGCTTCCCGCCGGAAGGATGATTAAAGCTGGCGATATTGCAGTTCTGGCAGCTTTCGGCATTCCTTTGGTAAAAGTCATACGCAGACCCAAGGTGGGCATATTTGCAACCGGAACCGAGCTGTTGGACATTCATGAACCGCTTGTTCCAGGCAAGATCAGAAACAGCAATTCTCCCATGCTGGAAGCGCTGGTGCGTGAGAGTGGCGGGGAGCCGGTGATGCTTGGGGCGATTGTAGATGATATTGAGCAGGCGCGAAGCAAGGTGCAGATCGCCCTTGAAAGTTATGATGTGGTGATCACCACTGGCGGGGTGTCTGTCGGGGATTATGACATCATGGGCGATCTGATCCGCGAGAACAGCGGGGACATGCTGTTCAATAAGGTGACGATGCGTCCCGGAAGTGTGACAACGGCCGCTGTCCGGGGAGGGACGCTTTTACTGGCGCTGTCGGGCAATCCGGGTGCCTGTTTTGTTGGATTTCATTTGTTCGCCCGGCCTGTCATCCTGCAAATGCAAGGGGCTGACCAGCCATTCCTGCCGGAATGGACAGCAGTGCTGGGAGCAGATTATAACAAAGTGAATAATTACACCCGCTTTGTCCGTGCCCGGCTGGAGATTCATGAAGGGCAGCTTTATGCCTATCCGGCCAGCATTGATGAATCCTCAGTGATGGTAACGATTAAGGATAGCGACTGCCTGATCGTGATCCCGCCGGAGGAACGGGGGGTATCTGCGGGAGATTCTGTGAAAGTACTCAAGCTGCCTGGTGAAATTCGGGGCTGA
- a CDS encoding DUF4178 domain-containing protein, protein MSIWKRIGNIFSKPEAPAAPKSMLDLSPGDICEVSLVTYEVTGRTQTSGRNAVVLTLRDGSRIGYLYIEQREQLQYALYQPIDGRLDNPAEVPATLELDDYTYHLEEEYEGYASVTGQTPYMNGGQQHVWQYQSDESRLLRVEWQNGRFMLYEGEKVIPGDVKVIRA, encoded by the coding sequence TTGAGTATTTGGAAACGTATTGGTAATATTTTCTCCAAACCTGAGGCTCCGGCTGCGCCCAAAAGTATGCTGGACCTGTCGCCAGGCGATATTTGCGAGGTGTCCTTAGTCACCTACGAGGTAACTGGGCGGACGCAAACCAGCGGCCGCAATGCTGTGGTACTGACTTTGCGTGACGGCAGCCGTATCGGGTACCTCTATATAGAACAAAGAGAGCAGCTTCAGTACGCATTGTATCAGCCGATTGACGGGCGTCTGGATAATCCTGCCGAGGTGCCGGCTACTTTGGAGCTGGATGATTACACGTATCATCTGGAAGAGGAATATGAAGGTTATGCTTCGGTCACCGGACAGACTCCTTATATGAACGGCGGGCAGCAGCATGTCTGGCAGTACCAGTCCGATGAGTCCCGGCTGCTTCGTGTAGAGTGGCAGAATGGCCGTTTTATGCTGTATGAAGGTGAAAAAGTCATTCCGGGAGACGTAAAAGTCATCCGTGCCTAA
- a CDS encoding DUF350 domain-containing protein, which yields MDFHILVSMVVWTVSGSVLLCVLMYVDSLFTRYNDLEEIKAGNMAVTMRFVLKLLAQAYILSSSIASSNSLGDALVVSIVSFVLLFFLEKIVRLLLFSWAKLDLDHGTQLGKIGYGVLAGSLHVTGALIIAAFIRG from the coding sequence ATGGATTTCCATATTCTGGTGTCCATGGTGGTATGGACGGTGAGCGGCTCGGTACTGCTATGTGTGCTGATGTACGTGGATTCGCTTTTTACCCGTTATAACGATTTGGAAGAGATCAAAGCAGGCAATATGGCGGTCACTATGCGGTTTGTGCTTAAGCTGCTGGCACAAGCCTATATTCTATCGTCCTCCATTGCTTCTTCCAACAGTTTGGGGGATGCACTTGTGGTCTCCATAGTTTCCTTTGTTCTTTTGTTCTTCCTGGAAAAAATAGTGCGTCTGCTCCTGTTCAGCTGGGCGAAACTGGATCTGGACCATGGGACCCAACTGGGTAAAATCGGCTACGGGGTACTGGCAGGCTCACTTCATGTGACCGGGGCATTGATTATTGCAGCTTTTATTCGAGGTTAG
- a CDS encoding PspA/IM30 family protein, whose protein sequence is MSIFKRLRDLTMSNVNAIIDKAEDPVKMTDQYIRDMTEDLEDAEKAVAAQIAIEKKFKQLYEEQEALVSKRNQQAHTAAQAGNADLARRALEEKKAAEAKLVEYKASFDQNKASADNLRGKLEEMRKQLTQMKNKRETLVARYNAAKAQTEINKAMSGFSSDSASAGLKRMEDKMLAAEAQAEASNEMSSGNKSLDDEFEKLGKDQAVEDELAALMKQYDKQ, encoded by the coding sequence ATGTCTATTTTTAAAAGATTGCGTGATTTGACCATGTCCAATGTGAATGCAATTATCGACAAAGCTGAAGACCCGGTCAAAATGACGGACCAATACATTCGTGATATGACTGAAGATTTGGAGGATGCGGAAAAAGCTGTTGCCGCCCAAATCGCCATTGAGAAAAAATTCAAGCAGCTCTATGAAGAACAGGAAGCGCTGGTAAGCAAACGCAATCAGCAGGCGCATACCGCTGCTCAGGCAGGCAATGCCGATCTGGCACGCCGTGCTCTGGAAGAGAAGAAGGCTGCAGAAGCCAAGCTGGTGGAATACAAGGCAAGCTTTGACCAGAATAAGGCATCTGCGGATAATCTGCGCGGCAAGCTGGAGGAAATGCGCAAACAGCTTACCCAGATGAAGAACAAACGTGAGACGCTGGTTGCCCGTTACAATGCCGCCAAGGCCCAGACGGAAATTAACAAAGCCATGAGCGGATTCAGCTCCGATTCTGCCTCCGCAGGACTGAAACGGATGGAAGACAAAATGCTGGCCGCGGAAGCACAGGCTGAAGCCAGCAACGAGATGAGCTCCGGCAACAAATCGCTGGATGACGAATTTGAGAAGCTGGGCAAGGATCAAGCGGTAGAGGATGAATTGGCCGCACTGATGAAGCAATACGACAAACAATAA
- a CDS encoding dihydroorotate dehydrogenase, with the protein MINMTANIAGVHFKNPIIMASGTFGFGREYSKLYDVSLLGGISGKGLTLNPKAGNPGVRVYETASGMLNSVGLENPGVEAFIVKELPYWETLDTARLVNLGGNTLPDYVLGAELIQRDADARSAAGKPAVDMIELNISCPNVKEGGIAFGVKTPAAQEVVRAVRAATKLPLAVKLSPNAEDIAEMAEMCQEEGADAISLINTISGMKIDVRRRRSVFNNLYAGLSGPAIKPVALRMVHQVAKRVSIPVIGMGGITSATDIIEFIMAGATVIQVGTYNFMNLRAGSTLVEELQEFMIEENISSLEEIRGII; encoded by the coding sequence ATGATTAATATGACTGCCAATATAGCGGGTGTTCATTTCAAGAACCCGATCATCATGGCCTCCGGAACCTTTGGTTTCGGCCGTGAATACAGCAAGCTGTACGATGTATCCCTGCTGGGGGGCATCTCCGGCAAAGGCCTTACCCTTAACCCCAAGGCAGGCAATCCCGGTGTGCGTGTCTATGAGACAGCTTCCGGCATGCTGAATAGTGTAGGGCTGGAGAATCCTGGGGTAGAAGCGTTCATTGTCAAGGAGCTTCCTTATTGGGAGACGCTGGATACCGCACGTTTGGTGAATCTCGGCGGGAACACACTGCCTGATTATGTGCTGGGGGCTGAACTGATTCAGCGGGATGCCGATGCGCGCAGCGCTGCCGGCAAACCTGCAGTGGATATGATTGAGCTGAATATTTCCTGTCCCAACGTCAAGGAAGGCGGCATAGCCTTTGGTGTGAAAACGCCTGCTGCACAGGAGGTAGTGCGTGCTGTTAGAGCGGCAACCAAGCTTCCGCTCGCTGTGAAGCTGTCCCCGAACGCCGAGGATATCGCGGAAATGGCCGAAATGTGCCAGGAGGAAGGCGCTGACGCCATTTCGCTGATCAATACGATCTCCGGCATGAAGATCGATGTCCGCCGCCGCCGCAGTGTATTTAATAATTTGTATGCCGGATTATCCGGTCCTGCAATCAAACCGGTGGCGCTCCGGATGGTGCACCAGGTGGCGAAGCGGGTATCTATACCGGTGATTGGCATGGGGGGAATTACCTCCGCTACAGATATCATCGAATTCATTATGGCCGGAGCAACAGTGATTCAGGTAGGCACCTATAACTTCATGAATTTGCGGGCTGGCAGCACGCTTGTCGAAGAGCTGCAGGAGTTCATGATCGAGGAGAACATATCGTCGCTGGAGGAAATCCGCGGCATCATCTAA
- a CDS encoding dihydroorotate dehydrogenase electron transfer subunit has translation MATVISNERLADGVYHLRVEGDYGGAMGQFYMLRAWGAFPLLSRPLSIHQVNDDGVEFLYHVVGEGTKILAELEPGDSLELEGPFGSGFPAVDGKVALVGGGIGIAPLYYCAQELPGSDIYLGFSREAFRTEAFRPLAAELTVNVGGLVLDSVDFSSYDHIFVCGPHPMLKAAQLKGRAAQAAGKGPKVYLSLENRMACGIGACLVCSVSCRDGQRKACADGPVFLADEVIFHD, from the coding sequence GTGGCGACGGTGATTAGTAACGAGCGGCTGGCAGATGGAGTGTATCACCTTCGGGTAGAGGGGGATTACGGCGGTGCAATGGGGCAATTCTACATGTTGCGGGCATGGGGAGCCTTTCCGCTGCTGTCAAGACCGCTAAGCATACATCAGGTGAACGACGACGGTGTGGAATTTTTGTATCATGTGGTGGGTGAGGGGACCAAAATCCTGGCTGAACTGGAACCTGGAGATTCCCTGGAGCTTGAAGGGCCTTTTGGCAGCGGATTTCCGGCTGTCGATGGCAAAGTGGCATTGGTGGGCGGCGGAATCGGGATCGCCCCTCTGTACTACTGTGCACAGGAGCTGCCGGGCAGCGATATTTATCTGGGCTTCAGCCGTGAGGCGTTCCGCACCGAGGCTTTTCGCCCACTGGCCGCTGAATTGACAGTCAACGTGGGCGGCCTGGTGCTCGACAGTGTGGATTTTTCCAGCTACGACCATATCTTTGTCTGCGGGCCGCATCCGATGCTGAAAGCAGCCCAACTGAAGGGTAGAGCTGCACAAGCGGCTGGCAAGGGACCCAAGGTGTATCTGTCCCTGGAGAACCGCATGGCTTGCGGAATCGGCGCCTGTCTCGTGTGCAGCGTCTCCTGCCGTGACGGACAGCGCAAAGCTTGCGCAGACGGTCCGGTATTCCTCGCGGATGAGGTGATCTTCCATGATTAA
- a CDS encoding NADH:flavin oxidoreductase/NADH oxidase: MPDLFAPYELKALTLKNRVVMPPMCQYAVSRQDGIPNEWHFVHYVSRAVGGTGFIIVEMTGVHPDGRITNQDTGIWSDEHIDAYRRLTDAVHTQGAKIAIQLGHAGRKAQDAEPPVAPSAIPFDAKSKTPRALSAEEIAELVEAYREGARRAAEAGFDTVELHGAHGYLIHQFHSPLTNVREDEYGADPFLFGEQVARTVREVLPVEMPLLMRVSAKEYVEGGYDEAYALEFCRRYKAAGVDMFHVSSGGEGPIGSNGGPNAGPAYQVNLAEYIRSGLQVPVIAVGRLESYAEAQSIVTEEKAELVAVGRGMLSDPYWALHAQEALGGVDKSNVPKPYERGIWKRK; this comes from the coding sequence ATGCCGGATTTATTTGCACCCTATGAGTTAAAAGCCTTGACCTTAAAAAATCGGGTTGTAATGCCCCCTATGTGCCAATACGCAGTATCCCGGCAGGATGGAATCCCAAATGAATGGCATTTTGTTCATTATGTAAGCCGCGCCGTGGGCGGTACCGGATTCATTATTGTAGAAATGACCGGAGTTCATCCGGATGGCCGGATCACCAATCAAGATACGGGGATCTGGAGCGATGAGCACATTGATGCTTACCGGAGACTGACCGATGCGGTACATACTCAAGGCGCCAAGATTGCCATCCAGCTTGGTCATGCCGGCCGCAAGGCCCAGGATGCGGAGCCTCCCGTTGCACCGTCAGCGATTCCATTCGACGCCAAGTCCAAGACACCTCGGGCGCTCAGCGCAGAAGAAATAGCAGAGCTGGTTGAGGCTTACCGTGAAGGCGCGCGGCGGGCAGCAGAAGCTGGCTTTGATACTGTTGAACTTCACGGGGCACACGGGTACCTGATACACCAGTTCCACTCTCCGCTGACCAATGTCAGAGAAGACGAATATGGGGCAGACCCGTTTCTGTTCGGAGAACAGGTGGCCCGTACCGTACGTGAAGTGCTTCCTGTTGAAATGCCGCTGCTTATGAGAGTATCCGCCAAAGAATACGTCGAAGGCGGATATGATGAAGCCTATGCTCTTGAGTTCTGCCGCCGCTACAAAGCTGCGGGAGTGGATATGTTCCATGTGTCTTCAGGAGGCGAAGGACCCATCGGATCAAATGGCGGTCCTAATGCAGGACCGGCTTACCAGGTCAATCTTGCTGAGTACATCCGCAGCGGACTTCAAGTTCCCGTAATTGCAGTTGGACGCCTGGAATCCTATGCGGAGGCGCAGTCGATTGTCACCGAAGAGAAGGCGGAGCTTGTCGCGGTAGGCCGGGGAATGCTGAGCGATCCTTATTGGGCGCTCCACGCCCAGGAGGCGCTTGGCGGTGTGGATAAGTCGAATGTGCCCAAGCCCTATGAACGCGGGATCTGGAAGCGGAAATAG
- a CDS encoding polysaccharide deacetylase family protein — translation MKCLQMSLRLLILGSICLTLYIPVSPTQPAAASSEIRGPIHRLVSGQNTEANPKDDQAIPAGSSSRSAAPLQKRSKTLTLSQLLRKYPETIKTRGPHRKQIALTFDDVPDPRFTPQVLDVLRRYHVHATFFVVGSRAAKHPELVARIIREGHTVGNHSYNHPEFSKISVNAFRTQIIRTENILKTTAGYKPRLIRPPYGDISEPQLKWAKAHGYKLVNWNVDSLDWKGLPKSQVRNNIIANAGKGAIILQHGGGGRGSDLRGTIQALPEVISIMRKRGYTFVTVPQMLQISQEK, via the coding sequence ATGAAATGTCTGCAGATGAGCCTAAGACTGCTCATTCTGGGGAGTATCTGTCTAACACTGTACATTCCTGTGTCCCCCACTCAGCCTGCCGCCGCCTCTTCGGAGATTCGCGGGCCGATTCACCGACTGGTCAGCGGCCAGAACACTGAGGCTAATCCCAAGGATGATCAAGCCATCCCCGCAGGTTCTTCTTCCCGCAGTGCGGCACCATTGCAAAAACGCTCCAAAACACTTACCCTCAGCCAATTGCTGCGCAAATATCCTGAAACGATCAAGACCCGGGGGCCACACCGGAAACAAATCGCTCTCACGTTCGATGATGTGCCGGACCCCCGGTTCACCCCGCAGGTGCTGGACGTGCTGCGCAGGTACCATGTACATGCCACATTTTTTGTTGTAGGCAGCCGGGCAGCGAAGCACCCGGAGCTTGTGGCAAGAATCATCAGGGAAGGCCACACCGTCGGCAATCATTCCTACAACCATCCGGAGTTCAGCAAAATCAGCGTAAATGCGTTCCGTACACAGATTATCCGCACTGAAAATATCCTCAAGACAACGGCCGGCTATAAACCTCGGCTGATCCGTCCTCCCTATGGGGACATCAGCGAACCGCAGCTGAAATGGGCTAAAGCCCACGGCTACAAGCTGGTGAACTGGAATGTGGACTCACTCGACTGGAAGGGGCTGCCTAAATCACAGGTGCGGAATAATATCATTGCGAACGCCGGCAAAGGTGCCATCATTCTTCAGCATGGCGGAGGAGGCAGGGGCAGCGATTTGCGGGGAACCATACAAGCACTGCCGGAAGTGATCAGTATCATGCGCAAAAGAGGTTATACCTTCGTTACCGTCCCGCAGATGCTTCAGATCAGCCAGGAAAAATAA
- a CDS encoding 3D domain-containing protein, which translates to MKIKFRAVAALAAALGISTWVQAAPVQADSVHIAGKATTYYTLSNHYGISMDKIMNANPNIAANNIYPGLKLAIPGIVKTQAVAAAEPAAKESGEASLLSVEPQTNTVQAWGKEYSYDKVLQVKASAYSSALSENGKWGAVDYFGNPLKLGTIAVDPSVIPLGTKVLVTGYSHPGLPKQAFIATAADMGSAIKGNRIDIFIPGSQSYVADFGFQYVQLYMIE; encoded by the coding sequence ATGAAAATCAAATTTAGAGCGGTTGCAGCACTCGCTGCAGCGCTAGGAATCAGCACATGGGTGCAGGCAGCACCTGTACAGGCAGACAGCGTACATATCGCAGGAAAAGCTACTACCTATTATACCTTATCCAATCATTATGGCATAAGCATGGATAAGATTATGAACGCCAATCCCAATATTGCAGCCAATAATATTTATCCGGGCCTGAAGCTGGCTATTCCGGGCATTGTAAAGACACAGGCCGTAGCTGCTGCCGAACCCGCAGCCAAGGAATCCGGGGAAGCCTCCCTTTTAAGTGTAGAACCGCAGACCAACACCGTTCAGGCTTGGGGTAAGGAATACAGCTATGACAAAGTGCTTCAGGTCAAAGCATCGGCGTATTCTTCCGCACTCAGCGAGAACGGCAAATGGGGAGCAGTGGACTATTTTGGCAACCCGCTGAAGCTGGGCACCATTGCAGTCGATCCCAGTGTGATACCGCTTGGCACGAAGGTGCTGGTAACCGGCTATTCCCATCCGGGTTTGCCCAAGCAGGCGTTTATCGCTACAGCAGCCGACATGGGCAGCGCGATTAAGGGAAACCGCATTGACATCTTTATCCCCGGCAGCCAAAGCTATGTTGCGGACTTTGGTTTCCAATATGTGCAGCTGTACATGATCGAATAG